From one Plantibacter flavus genomic stretch:
- a CDS encoding sensor histidine kinase — protein sequence MSEPAVDQQEDRPVDPYDAEWRRPAATPSEQRSDVILAIALGVGTLLSLTLYTIAGFYPEPAPMWASVLWAIGITAPLAFRRRFPCSVSIVVAVMFIVGGTVLVPEVLFTNIALFLAIYTVGAWVPNRRRAALVRVLIIVAMFVWLLVSMFIQATDPDALPSLSRVGLFSPLVAFILIQILTNILYFGAAYFFGERVYQSSRERAALEQRTAELEAERARSARQAVALERVRIARELHDVVAHHVSVMGVQAGAARTVLDADPAAARDALTNVELGARSAIDELRKMLGTLRAHGEPTDEESSPSTVGVGQLGRLADESTANGLPTRFELVGTPVAIPAVVSFNLYRIAQEALTNARKYGGTTATAELRLRYLDDAVELEVTNTGTVPTVARRGGLGLIGMRERVASSGGVLEVGARARGGFLVRAAIPLGRPGDQAMEPVASSIADARFASAAAGRPQTATTKDQA from the coding sequence ATGAGCGAGCCCGCCGTCGACCAGCAGGAGGACCGCCCGGTCGACCCCTACGACGCCGAGTGGCGACGTCCTGCCGCGACGCCGTCGGAACAGCGATCGGACGTCATCCTCGCCATCGCCCTCGGCGTCGGCACCCTCCTCAGCCTGACGCTGTACACGATCGCCGGGTTCTACCCCGAGCCCGCACCGATGTGGGCGTCCGTCCTCTGGGCGATCGGCATCACCGCGCCGCTCGCGTTCCGTCGCCGCTTCCCGTGCTCCGTCTCGATCGTCGTCGCCGTCATGTTCATCGTGGGCGGCACGGTGCTCGTACCCGAGGTCCTCTTCACGAACATCGCCCTGTTCCTCGCGATCTACACGGTCGGTGCATGGGTCCCGAACCGACGTCGCGCCGCACTCGTCCGCGTGCTCATCATCGTCGCCATGTTCGTCTGGCTGCTCGTCTCCATGTTCATCCAGGCGACCGACCCCGACGCGCTGCCCAGCCTCTCCCGGGTGGGGCTCTTCTCACCCCTCGTGGCGTTCATCCTCATCCAGATCCTGACGAACATCCTCTACTTCGGGGCCGCGTACTTCTTCGGCGAGCGCGTATACCAGTCCTCCCGGGAGCGGGCGGCGCTCGAGCAGCGCACGGCCGAGCTCGAGGCGGAGCGCGCCCGTTCCGCCCGGCAGGCGGTCGCCCTCGAGCGGGTGCGGATCGCGCGCGAGCTGCACGACGTCGTCGCCCACCACGTCTCGGTGATGGGGGTCCAGGCCGGCGCCGCGCGCACCGTGCTCGATGCCGACCCGGCGGCCGCGCGGGATGCACTCACGAACGTCGAGCTCGGCGCACGGAGCGCGATCGACGAGCTGCGCAAGATGCTCGGCACCCTCCGCGCGCACGGCGAACCGACCGACGAGGAGAGCAGCCCGTCGACCGTCGGCGTCGGCCAGCTGGGCCGGCTCGCCGACGAGTCGACGGCGAACGGGCTGCCGACGAGGTTCGAACTCGTGGGCACACCGGTCGCGATCCCGGCCGTCGTCTCGTTCAACCTGTACCGGATCGCGCAGGAGGCGCTCACGAACGCCCGGAAGTACGGTGGCACCACGGCGACGGCCGAACTCAGGCTCCGCTATCTGGACGACGCGGTCGAGCTCGAGGTCACGAACACGGGGACCGTCCCGACGGTGGCCCGCCGCGGTGGGCTCGGACTCATCGGGATGCGGGAGCGCGTGGCGTCGTCGGGCGGCGTCCTCGAGGTCGGAGCCCGCGCCCGCGGCGGCTTCCTCGTCCGGGCCGCCATCCCGCTCGGCCGGCCGGGCGACCAGGCGATGGAGCCCGTCGCCTCGTCCATCGCCGACGCCCGCTTCGCCTCCGCCGCCGCAGGACGACCCCAGACCGCCACCACGAAGGACCAGGCATGA
- a CDS encoding ABC transporter permease produces MTEFAGLGTTAAAGAQATQSGREARAVLGSRRIVVVLGGFIVPVVILGAWQLVTALGLVPASQLPAPAEVWAAGVDLAQRGWLQQDVAISVQRVLIGFLIGAVLGLVLGAVVGLSRLGDILLSTTFAAIRAVPSLAWVPLLILWLKIGEESKITLIAIGAFFPVYTTVSAALRHVDKHLVEAGRAFGLNGVALFRTVQLPAVTPSVVSGLRLALAQSWLFLVAAELIASSMGLGFRLVDSQNNGRVDRIFFVIIVLALLGAITDALVGVLDRWIKRRWG; encoded by the coding sequence CGCGAAGCACGCGCGGTCCTCGGGTCCCGCAGGATCGTCGTCGTCCTCGGCGGCTTCATCGTCCCCGTCGTCATCCTCGGAGCCTGGCAGCTCGTCACCGCGCTCGGCCTCGTGCCGGCCTCGCAACTCCCGGCACCCGCCGAGGTCTGGGCGGCCGGCGTGGACCTCGCGCAGCGCGGCTGGCTGCAGCAGGACGTCGCCATCTCGGTGCAGCGGGTCCTCATCGGCTTCCTCATCGGTGCGGTCCTCGGCCTCGTCCTCGGCGCGGTCGTGGGGCTCTCGCGCCTCGGCGACATCCTGCTGTCGACGACCTTCGCGGCGATCCGCGCCGTCCCGTCGCTCGCGTGGGTCCCGCTGCTCATCCTCTGGTTGAAGATCGGTGAGGAGTCGAAGATCACGCTCATCGCGATCGGCGCGTTCTTCCCGGTGTACACGACGGTCTCCGCCGCGCTCCGCCACGTGGACAAGCACCTCGTCGAGGCCGGCCGCGCCTTCGGCCTGAACGGTGTCGCGTTGTTCCGGACGGTGCAGCTGCCCGCCGTGACGCCCTCGGTCGTCTCCGGCCTCCGACTCGCGCTCGCGCAGTCGTGGCTGTTCCTCGTGGCGGCGGAGCTCATCGCCTCGTCCATGGGACTCGGATTCCGCCTGGTGGACTCGCAGAACAACGGCCGGGTCGACCGCATCTTCTTCGTCATCATCGTGCTCGCGCTGCTCGGCGCGATCACCGATGCGCTCGTCGGTGTCCTCGACCGCTGGATCAAGCGCCGCTGGGGATAG
- a CDS encoding DUF6421 family protein produces MSNVATTHTKSIVGEPEVVEDAATLVGHPAWTDLKAAATALQAVQVKDGSIPEAGDHESAAGHVATIVASVRTLAPNFPHDAEYLDALVADFDRWERDGFGVPDFLDSLVAFHPERHRVDGLAHLVVFPMVTQNGSTDRHIEAVLVEVIWPEFIAALEAGDYTNALFVPIRFLDFTPGYDTNSAVLFPETVAMRAIPAFTWGAIFQDREAARYRRVVRAAAEITKLELPADAASLLDDQQLAEETFVMWDLIHDRTHMRGDLPFDPFMIKQRMPFFLYSLEELRCDLTAFRESVRLERTLTTRAETETLDAADVAILEHAKLVQYAIIFDRIFRFAITGSRVRNYDGVGGQLLFAWMHQHGVLHWTDTRLTIDWDEVPDVVVRLGESIDELYWRSIDRPKTAHWLAAYELVRTTLTPHPASQWARGLSDEILSGPPRGLTDAVLDDEFPLSMFYEALGKKMADVITSTAGITGRSAA; encoded by the coding sequence ATGTCGAACGTCGCCACCACCCACACGAAGAGCATCGTCGGAGAGCCGGAGGTCGTCGAAGACGCCGCCACACTCGTCGGGCACCCGGCCTGGACGGACCTCAAGGCCGCCGCGACCGCGCTGCAGGCCGTCCAGGTGAAGGACGGCTCGATCCCCGAGGCGGGCGACCACGAGTCGGCGGCAGGGCACGTCGCCACGATCGTCGCGAGTGTCCGCACCCTCGCTCCGAACTTCCCGCACGACGCCGAGTACCTCGACGCCCTCGTCGCCGACTTCGACCGCTGGGAGCGCGACGGCTTCGGCGTCCCGGACTTCCTCGACTCGCTCGTCGCCTTCCACCCCGAGCGGCACCGAGTGGACGGCCTGGCACACCTCGTCGTGTTCCCGATGGTCACGCAGAACGGCTCGACCGACCGCCACATCGAGGCCGTGCTCGTCGAGGTCATCTGGCCCGAGTTCATCGCCGCGCTCGAGGCCGGCGACTACACGAACGCGCTCTTCGTGCCGATCCGCTTCCTCGACTTCACGCCGGGGTACGACACGAACTCCGCGGTCCTCTTCCCCGAGACGGTCGCGATGCGCGCGATCCCGGCGTTCACCTGGGGCGCGATCTTCCAGGACCGCGAGGCGGCCCGGTACCGTCGGGTCGTCCGAGCCGCGGCCGAGATCACCAAGCTCGAGCTCCCGGCTGACGCCGCGTCCCTCCTTGATGACCAGCAGCTGGCCGAGGAGACCTTCGTCATGTGGGACCTCATCCACGACCGCACGCACATGCGCGGTGACCTCCCGTTCGACCCGTTCATGATCAAGCAGCGGATGCCGTTCTTCCTGTACTCCCTCGAGGAGCTGCGCTGCGACCTCACGGCGTTCCGCGAGTCGGTGCGGCTGGAGCGCACACTGACGACCCGCGCGGAGACCGAGACCCTCGACGCGGCGGACGTGGCGATCCTCGAGCACGCGAAGCTCGTCCAGTACGCGATCATCTTCGACCGCATCTTCCGGTTCGCCATCACCGGCTCGCGCGTCCGGAACTACGACGGCGTCGGCGGCCAGCTGCTGTTCGCGTGGATGCACCAGCACGGCGTGCTGCACTGGACCGACACGAGGCTCACGATCGACTGGGATGAGGTCCCCGACGTGGTCGTGCGGCTCGGCGAGAGCATCGACGAGCTGTACTGGCGATCGATCGACCGTCCGAAGACCGCGCACTGGCTCGCCGCGTACGAGCTCGTCCGGACGACGCTGACGCCGCACCCCGCGTCGCAGTGGGCGCGTGGGCTGTCCGACGAGATCCTCAGCGGACCGCCGCGCGGACTCACCGACGCGGTCCTCGACGACGAGTTCCCCCTGTCGATGTTCTACGAGGCGCTCGGCAAGAAGATGGCGGACGTCATCACGTCGACCGCCGGGATCACGGGGCGATCCGCGGCCTGA
- a CDS encoding response regulator, with protein MTEQPTRILLVDDQELLRAGFRIILGSQPGIEIVGEASDGAEAVALATTLAPDVICMDVQMPGMDGLEATRRIVADPEVHAAVLILTTFDRDDYLAEALRAGASGFLLKNSSPEELVAAVSVIAGGEALLSPAVTRRVIEGFTRQAPAVEDAVEDHTAPAGPTTGADYDQLTEREREVLQLVAQGLSNQEIATTLFVGEATVKSHVSKVLQKLALRDRIQAVIYTYEHGLASPRS; from the coding sequence ATGACCGAGCAGCCCACCCGTATCCTCCTCGTCGACGACCAGGAGCTGCTGCGTGCGGGCTTCCGCATCATCCTGGGCTCACAGCCCGGGATCGAGATCGTCGGCGAGGCGTCGGACGGCGCCGAGGCCGTCGCGCTCGCGACGACGCTCGCGCCGGACGTGATCTGCATGGACGTCCAGATGCCGGGCATGGATGGCCTCGAGGCCACCCGTCGGATCGTCGCGGATCCCGAGGTGCACGCCGCGGTCCTCATCCTCACCACCTTCGACCGCGACGACTACCTGGCCGAGGCGCTCCGGGCCGGTGCGAGCGGGTTCCTTCTGAAGAACTCCTCGCCGGAGGAACTCGTCGCAGCGGTTTCGGTGATCGCGGGCGGGGAAGCGCTCCTCTCGCCGGCGGTCACCCGCCGGGTCATCGAGGGGTTCACCCGGCAGGCCCCCGCCGTCGAGGACGCCGTGGAGGATCACACCGCCCCGGCCGGGCCGACGACCGGCGCCGACTACGACCAGCTGACGGAGCGCGAGCGCGAGGTCCTGCAGTTGGTCGCCCAGGGCCTGTCCAACCAGGAGATCGCGACCACGCTCTTCGTCGGCGAGGCGACCGTGAAGTCGCACGTCTCGAAGGTGCTGCAGAAGCTCGCCCTCCGCGATCGCATCCAGGCGGTCATCTACACCTACGAGCACGGGCTGGCGTCACCGCGCAGCTGA